Proteins encoded together in one Marispirochaeta sp. window:
- a CDS encoding EAL domain-containing protein, whose amino-acid sequence MSDDLIHHIIHATDDFIAVLDMDFNLVLVNDAYLKTFNQSKEEILERNFFDLWPGIGKTVSPEERKLRILECIRNESTVFIEPESAEGNYFRFKKAFYPFGRDKEASHIIAVFHDVSDIEAIESRLTHYEFRDHITGLFNRRSLEIILDMELEKARRSRGDYFKALLFIGIANLGTVNDSIGFETGDLLLESIGCRIKETLRKSDYVFRFEGNELAVLLTTLQRTTDVAQVADKLGEIISLPYHTGKASFNLSSVIGISTYPEDGESSKELIQRSSAAMREAKRKGTGFLHWDPVLHANATERLKMKSELTRAFRADEFGLLYQPIVDAAGEIRGVETFLRWRHPDRGILKPETFLSILEENRNISTLTRWVLLQTAEQIAPLGGRHGIFFNVNLSFLDLMDPDIEVLIQKILRENTDAVKLNLEIGNAGETQWKKVKKTMDRVSALGINFVLSDFAGSSDFISFLRDYPVNGVKINIAACAAARNPEDLVLIQDMAILARHQNKKVFIEGIENKDMAEAARNVEGDYLQGYYFAEPVPSAVLEELLTTGHHLPR is encoded by the coding sequence ATGAGCGACGACCTTATTCATCATATCATTCATGCCACCGATGACTTTATCGCTGTCCTGGATATGGATTTTAATCTTGTCCTGGTAAACGACGCCTACCTGAAAACCTTCAACCAGAGCAAGGAAGAGATCCTGGAGAGGAACTTTTTCGATCTCTGGCCCGGCATAGGCAAAACTGTCAGCCCCGAAGAGCGGAAACTGCGTATTCTCGAGTGCATCAGGAATGAGAGCACGGTTTTTATTGAACCGGAATCAGCTGAGGGTAACTATTTCCGTTTTAAAAAGGCCTTTTATCCCTTCGGACGGGATAAAGAGGCCAGCCACATAATTGCGGTATTCCATGATGTCTCGGATATTGAAGCCATTGAATCCCGGCTGACCCACTATGAGTTCCGCGACCATATTACCGGCCTTTTCAACCGCCGTTCCCTGGAAATAATCCTGGATATGGAGCTTGAGAAAGCCCGCAGAAGCCGGGGAGATTACTTCAAGGCGCTGCTGTTTATAGGCATTGCCAACCTGGGAACAGTAAACGACTCAATCGGATTCGAAACCGGTGATCTTCTGCTGGAAAGTATCGGCTGCCGTATTAAAGAAACTCTCCGTAAATCGGATTATGTTTTCCGGTTTGAAGGCAATGAACTGGCGGTGCTGCTAACCACCTTGCAGCGGACGACGGATGTAGCCCAGGTAGCGGATAAACTGGGAGAGATAATCAGCCTGCCCTACCATACTGGAAAGGCAAGCTTTAACCTCTCCTCGGTTATTGGTATCAGCACCTACCCGGAGGACGGCGAATCAAGCAAAGAGCTGATACAGCGATCTTCGGCAGCCATGAGGGAAGCCAAGCGAAAAGGAACCGGGTTCCTCCACTGGGACCCTGTGCTGCACGCCAACGCGACTGAGCGGCTTAAAATGAAGAGCGAGCTTACCCGGGCTTTTCGCGCTGATGAGTTTGGACTACTCTACCAGCCCATAGTCGACGCCGCGGGCGAAATCCGTGGAGTTGAGACCTTTCTGCGCTGGCGGCATCCTGACCGCGGAATTTTAAAACCGGAGACCTTTCTGTCCATCCTTGAAGAGAACAGGAATATTTCCACCCTGACCCGCTGGGTCCTTCTGCAGACAGCCGAACAGATTGCCCCACTGGGCGGGCGGCACGGGATATTCTTTAACGTAAATCTCTCATTCCTCGATTTGATGGATCCGGATATTGAGGTTCTGATACAAAAAATACTGCGGGAAAACACAGATGCAGTCAAACTGAATCTTGAAATCGGCAATGCCGGTGAGACGCAATGGAAAAAGGTAAAAAAGACGATGGACCGCGTAAGCGCGCTGGGGATAAATTTTGTGCTTTCTGATTTCGCTGGCAGTTCCGATTTTATCTCGTTTTTACGTGATTATCCCGTAAACGGCGTAAAGATAAATATTGCCGCCTGTGCTGCTGCAAGGAATCCTGAAGACCTGGTATTAATACAGGATATGGCCATCCTGGCCCGGCATCAGAATAAAAAGGTTTTCATTGAAGGCATCGAAAATAAAGACATGGCAGAGGCAGCGCGAAATGTGGAAGGGGATTACCTGCAGGGGTACTACTTTGCCGAACCTGTCCCTTCCGCCGTTCTGGAAGAACTCCTTACAACCGGTCATCATCTGCCGCGATAA
- a CDS encoding calcium/sodium antiporter translates to MHLPADNMLLNFLTLFASFYILAKSADFLVDGAVGVAVKARIDKVIIGIVLVGFATTAPEFTVSLMSAIRGFPEIALGNAIGSVIVDDGVALALAILLAPKAITINPRVLKRVGLFLVVIDLFAFGLALNGVISRLEGIMLLIILAGYLIVLVNTSRKNAGLVPPPEDEIEEHIKPGTLGKQLLLFFIGVAGVIIASEFLVSSSLNIARFFQVPEVIIGLTIIAIGTSLPEIATCITAARKGHGDLAFGDIIGADILNILWIVGAAAAANTIQVATNVIYFAFPSMIIIVVTMLLLARHKYRLHRWKGVVLLLLYVVYLVSMVLFFYVPGRELPV, encoded by the coding sequence ATGCATTTGCCCGCAGATAATATGCTGCTCAATTTCCTTACTTTGTTTGCCAGTTTTTATATACTCGCGAAAAGCGCGGACTTCCTGGTGGATGGCGCTGTGGGTGTGGCGGTCAAGGCAAGAATTGACAAGGTGATTATCGGTATTGTCCTTGTAGGCTTTGCAACCACCGCCCCCGAGTTCACCGTGTCCCTGATGTCAGCCATTCGGGGCTTTCCGGAAATAGCCCTGGGAAATGCCATCGGTTCGGTCATTGTCGATGACGGAGTGGCCCTGGCTCTGGCAATCCTGCTTGCTCCAAAAGCAATAACAATAAACCCCAGGGTCCTGAAACGGGTTGGTCTTTTCCTGGTTGTAATAGATTTATTCGCTTTTGGTCTGGCCCTTAACGGTGTTATAAGCCGGCTGGAAGGAATCATGCTCCTGATAATCCTGGCGGGATATTTAATTGTTCTTGTAAACACCAGCAGAAAGAATGCCGGGCTTGTACCCCCTCCTGAAGACGAGATAGAAGAACATATAAAACCCGGAACCCTCGGGAAACAGCTCCTGCTCTTTTTTATTGGTGTGGCCGGTGTCATAATCGCCAGTGAATTCCTGGTCAGTTCGTCATTAAACATTGCCCGGTTTTTTCAGGTTCCCGAGGTAATAATCGGGCTGACAATAATTGCCATCGGAACTTCTTTGCCGGAGATCGCAACCTGCATTACCGCTGCCCGCAAGGGTCATGGTGATCTTGCTTTTGGAGATATTATTGGGGCGGATATCCTCAATATTCTCTGGATTGTCGGTGCTGCCGCGGCGGCCAATACAATCCAGGTGGCGACGAATGTAATCTACTTTGCTTTTCCGTCCATGATAATTATTGTTGTTACAATGCTGCTTCTGGCCCGTCATAAGTACCGTCTCCACCGCTGGAAGGGCGTGGTACTGCTGCTGCTGTACGTTGTTTATCTGGTAAGCATGGTCCTTTTTTTCTATGTTCCGGGAAGGGAGCTGCCTGTCTAA
- a CDS encoding formate--tetrahydrofolate ligase, with protein sequence MVNDIDIARGYSLRPIEEIAAGMGIRKEDLRSYGPYIAKIRQPALSRLLAQAPRGKLILVSAITPTPAGEGKTTTSIALAQGLAKIGKKPVVALREPSLGPVFGIKGGATGGGHSQVLPMEDINLHFTGDLHAVTSAHNLIAAALDNCIHYRQGLRVSPRDLVWPRVMDMNDRALRSMVIGLGGSANGVPRECGFDITAASEIMAILCLSMGYEDLKKRIARILLGFTEEGEPVRVSDLKIEGAASALLREALLPNLVQTGEGIPALIHGGPFANIAQGANSVIATNLALRCSDYTVTEAGFGFDLGAEKFFDIVAPSGGFSPEAVVLVATVRALKMHGGVRKSELDLPNPEAVALGGVNLEKHLENIAKFHVPAVVAINRFPGDTDEEIKAVRRICQAKNAAYAVSTGWADGGAGAVSLAEEVSKVCEAGQKQKARQLYEWKLPVEEKIALIAHEVYGAQAVDYTGEAKKDLRRIVKLGYSELPVCIAKTQSSLSDNPKLLGRPKDFLVTVRRIFISAGAGFLVPLTGDILRMPGLPRIPAAESIDIDAEGNISGLF encoded by the coding sequence ATGGTAAATGATATCGATATAGCACGAGGGTACTCCCTGAGGCCCATTGAAGAGATTGCAGCAGGTATGGGAATCAGAAAAGAGGATCTTCGCAGCTACGGTCCGTATATAGCAAAAATCAGACAGCCGGCCTTATCCCGGCTTTTGGCTCAAGCCCCACGGGGGAAACTGATTCTTGTCAGTGCCATTACCCCGACACCCGCGGGAGAAGGAAAAACTACTACCAGCATAGCCCTGGCGCAGGGTCTCGCGAAAATCGGCAAGAAGCCTGTAGTCGCCCTCAGGGAACCTTCCCTCGGACCGGTTTTCGGCATAAAGGGCGGTGCCACGGGAGGTGGACATTCCCAGGTGCTTCCCATGGAGGATATCAACCTTCACTTTACCGGTGACCTTCACGCTGTAACCAGCGCCCATAATCTGATAGCTGCCGCCCTGGACAACTGCATTCATTACCGGCAGGGGCTCAGGGTATCCCCCCGGGACCTTGTGTGGCCCCGGGTAATGGATATGAACGACCGGGCACTTCGCAGCATGGTAATCGGGCTGGGGGGCAGCGCAAACGGTGTACCCCGGGAGTGTGGATTCGATATAACCGCAGCCTCGGAGATAATGGCAATCCTGTGTCTTTCCATGGGCTACGAGGACCTGAAAAAACGTATTGCCCGTATCCTGCTGGGCTTTACCGAGGAAGGAGAACCGGTACGGGTCAGCGACCTGAAGATCGAAGGAGCAGCTTCCGCGCTGCTCAGGGAAGCCCTTTTGCCCAATCTGGTCCAGACAGGAGAAGGTATCCCCGCCCTGATACACGGCGGTCCTTTTGCCAATATTGCACAGGGGGCCAATTCAGTAATAGCCACCAATCTGGCCTTACGCTGTTCAGACTATACTGTAACGGAAGCGGGATTCGGCTTTGACCTTGGCGCGGAAAAGTTTTTCGACATTGTGGCACCTTCCGGGGGATTTTCTCCCGAGGCTGTGGTGCTTGTTGCCACAGTGCGGGCGCTTAAGATGCATGGCGGAGTCAGGAAAAGTGAACTTGACCTGCCGAATCCGGAGGCGGTGGCCCTGGGAGGTGTGAACCTTGAGAAACACCTCGAGAATATCGCTAAATTCCATGTCCCGGCGGTCGTTGCCATAAACCGTTTTCCCGGTGATACGGACGAAGAAATTAAGGCTGTGCGAAGGATCTGCCAGGCAAAAAATGCAGCCTATGCGGTCTCCACAGGCTGGGCCGACGGGGGTGCCGGCGCGGTCTCCCTGGCAGAAGAGGTCAGTAAAGTATGCGAAGCCGGACAAAAACAGAAAGCCCGCCAGTTATATGAATGGAAGCTCCCGGTAGAAGAAAAAATAGCCCTGATAGCACACGAGGTATACGGGGCCCAGGCGGTGGATTATACAGGCGAAGCAAAAAAAGACCTGCGGCGTATCGTAAAACTTGGGTACAGCGAACTGCCGGTATGCATCGCCAAGACTCAAAGCTCCCTTTCGGATAATCCAAAACTTCTGGGACGCCCCAAGGACTTCCTGGTAACCGTTCGGCGTATTTTTATCTCCGCAGGGGCAGGGTTCCTGGTTCCTCTGACCGGGGACATTCTCAGAATGCCGGGTCTTCCCCGAATCCCGGCGGCAGAGAGTATAGATATAGACGCGGAGGGAAACATCAGCGGTCTTTTTTAA